The Siniperca chuatsi isolate FFG_IHB_CAS linkage group LG17, ASM2008510v1, whole genome shotgun sequence genomic sequence CGTTATATGCCCAGGGACACAAAGTTTAACCAGTGCTCCTATGCTGGAATGATAATTAGGGCTGTGTATCATTTGAAAATCCAATACGATACACAAGTTTCAGTAACTACCAAAACAAAACCTTATCCAATACCTTGGTTTGAGGAATACAAACATGTTCTAaccattatgtttttatttttacaaaatatgcCTATAACTGCTTAATTCATCCGTGTAAAATGAAGAACTTTGCCTAAGTAAAATATAGTCTAAAGTACGAAAAGTTTCCTTATTTGAATGAGTAAATATCTGGTCAAAGAATgagtaaacaagactaagaatctgacCCAGGATTCATTTCCAACTTTTAATACTTGACACCTTTAGATACAGACACACTTCATATTGTACTCAAAAACTACTGACGTATGTGTACTGACTGAGAGTTCAATACCAAGCCCTAATACTAACTGGCCACAGGATTTTTGTGTGttataatttgattaaacataaCTTTCCTGGAGAATATACAGCATGTGAgcataatgtaataataattgaGTTGTGCACAGTGGCCCCTCTACAAGACAGGGCTACAAGATTACCTGATAAACACAGCAcctgttttaattactttagtGGTGATTGTGCTATTTAAATTGGTATTCAAGCTGTGTAGTTTGGGGGACTTACTTgcaaaagacagatttttttattaatggtAAAAATTAATGCAGCAGAGGCTCAGTTTTAGTCGCTAGTGTGGATCAAACTCTAagaacactggatcctacattttccataatgcaactcagtcGCATATTTCATTAGACCTTCCCTGACTGGTATATaccacttcattcaaactgtcAACTGTCAAACAGTTTGCAATTCAGGATtttagtctccaagcccaagttGAAATGACTGCAAAGCAGGAATGTCACTCGGCCATTCctgctttactgtttattgCTCAGGAGTGgtgattgttgtttttattcttttttaattattttaaccaTAATCTTTACTATTTTAattgcctttttcttgtctgcCTATCAGTTGTATTTCCCCACGTTAATTATTTACTTTTGCTGCTGTTTCTTctctgaaattaaatttaatattaatGGGTTAGCCAGTGTTGATCACTGATCGAGGCCATAGTTGACGCACCTTTTTGTACTGGCTCCAGTTTGCTGCAGAACTAAAACAAATAGAACAGCCGTTCCTCATCAAACGGGGAACTTCATTGAACTTTTTGATGGAGGCCATGGTGAAAAACGCGACCTTTTGAGTCTGTGTACAAGTAATAAAGGAGGCCTTCTTATAATTCCTCTCCCATCATCTGCAGCACTAATCTCCTTGACAACACCATATGTCCATGAATGGCAGCCACATGAATCAGGAAGCGTTTGTGCGGCGGCCCCTTTAAGAACCAGGCAGAACCGTGGTCGTTGCCAggacaacaaaaaaatgacacaacTCTCTAGCTCGtctgttagcagcagcagtgtgggGGTATCCAAACTAAGTGCAGTGAGAATTAACTAACACCTTGACAAATAACAACATATTCTGTACAGTACAGGTTAAacagggagtgtgtgtttttcagtcacTACATGGAGTTAAAAACTGACCGACAGCGATTGACTGAACAGTAAGCAACGCGACGTCTGGCTACAAGTAGCCCTACAGGATCGCATGTGGGTCGCCAGATAAGCTACAGGAAATTATCTTTCAGTTTGATGCTGCAGCTGTGATCTCGCAACTAACACCTGTTTTCCGGACAGTCAAGACTGCTGATCTCTTTCAGGAATAATCAGAAGAGTATGGTGGTGCTTTCTGCTTGAGCAGAAGAACGAACTGTTAGAAAAAATGAGCACAAAATATGAATCAACAAACGTGTCTGAGGTGGAGGAACACATTTCTCTGAAGTATGAAATCAAGAAGAGACTTGGAAAAGGGGTGAGTGCCTTTTTGTCTACTTCTACTGGATTTAATGGAAATTGAGGTTAATTTGCCTCAGGCTGTACAATTAATAGCGAAACTCCTTACTGCACCTTTGACATGAATCCCATTTACAAAAGTTTTGTGAGTTGCCAAacactttaaatgctgtttcagtttGCAGTCTCTTACAAGTGTTTTGGCATACATCAGGATACAGTCTTACCTCCTCTGTATCTGTGCATTCATGTTTACCACATCTTTAAGCCTCCTCTGTACTTTAACCATAAGAGAAATTCCTGTAATTATCCAGACTTAAGGTCCTCAGTGAATACCAGTGTTGTAAGCAAGGGGTTTATTTACTTTGGCAGGGCAAACTCTTTCTTTGCAGATCAGCTGATGTGTGAGGACACTTGTTCCCTTCAGAGTGCAAacccttttgtttttctctccactgGTACGGTTGCCACATGACTAAAAACACCCTGGTTTCTTTCCATAGACTGTCCACAGAGACTTACAAATTGCTGCTCTGCTGGAAATGGCCAGGTGGTGACTGCCACGTACACAGGTCATATTGGCTAACTAGGCAAACCTGAGGCTGGCTATGACTCACATTACACAGCTGTTGAACCTGTTTACAGTTGCCTGGTGGGATAGTTTTATCTTGTGTGGTGATGCTTCAGGGAACCAAATAATGAGCAGCACTGTGCTAAATTTGGAGCCATAAAGCGCTTTTTCCGCTCGGAataaactgtgttttgttttgaaacgTCCCCTGTAAATGCACATCACTATCTCTTCCTCTGGAGGCTGGGGTTTGACAGAGACAACAGCCGTAGAGTCAATCTGATCCACTTGTGTCTCCACAATAACAGTGTGCTCTGATACCCTGCCTCACTGCTGCCTCTGTTATGCTTCATTTCGCCACCTACATCACCTACTGACTCTCCCTTCACTATAGTCAGGGCTGGCGCTACCAATGAGGATACAGAAGTAACGTCCCTATCTTTTTTTTCTAGGAACATGGTGATCAGAAGTGCAAGTTTACGTTTTATaattaaatgttacacataCTGAGTTTTTAAAAGGCACATACTGATATGTTTAGAACTTGGTGTCCTTCAATTTGAAATTCTTTAAGATATACATAAGATAATAAATATAACCGCCACTGTTCCTGACAGAGTAGAGAATAGTCTTTTACACCATCAATTCGAGAAACTCTTGGACATACACCTGTctttaaattaatcaaaaaagatATAACAGCAGAATGAATTAAACAGGCAAAATAAACAATCCACATTAATTGAAGATTTTGCAGATTGTGGTGGAGATGCAGCTTGGACTTATGACCTCATTATTTCTAAACTCTTGGCTACGGTCCTGATCAGTGTTTCCCCTGATTTAGTTTGCTATCATTTCTCTTTGACCTGGTACAGAATATAAGCCATCTCCTGCATGGAGAAGAGGTGACCGGATGTTGTGTGACCAGTATTTTGTATCTGTCCCAGGCTTATGGCATTGTATGGAAAGCagttgacagacagacaggcgagaTCGTGGCTGTGAAGAAGATCTTTGACGCATTCAGGAACAGGACAGATGCCCAGGTGTGTGCTTGATGTGTCTGATCTAAGTGACAATGAAGTAAAGTCATCATTGAAACCTGTTAACTTTATTCATATCTTCCTATTATATCTGCTATCTAGCCtaatggttcccaacctttttggcatATGGCCCcttaaaaatgtcaacttgtGACCCACTGAAAAAtgataatttgaataattttagaggcccaaagaggtaaaattatccagcAACACAAGACAAtcaacacaagacaaaaagcAGCAATTAAGGGAAGTTCTGTAAAAGATATAATTTTGTAGCAaaggtttttttgttctttcctgTCCTTATAATTGTCTTGCAACTCCTCAGATTTAGCTTTGGATTGATGatccaggttgggaaccactgaatcACTGCATAAATTGGTTCCCTCACCTGTTTCAATAGAAAGACGAGCTTGGCTAATGATTAACTAGAACAGGAGGCTTGTGTGTGCCTAGTTGATGGCTGCATGTTGCTTGTAGAGTTCCGATATCCTAACTataattttctttccttttgcaGCGGACATTCAGGGAAATCATGTTCCTCcaggtaacaataataaatgtgtttgagtTAAATAAAGGTCAACTAACTGTCCCACTATCATTCTCTTAGTCTTAGTCCCAAAGACTGAAAGATTCATAATCTCAGTCCCACTCTTTACATTTGTTTCCTCATTTATCTCTTTATCCAGTCTCTTTCTGAATgcattaaatgtataaaatatcaGGGACTCTTGATCTGTTCATGATATACAGTGCTTGTTGTGTCTGAGGTTACTGCTCCTCACTCTTTAGTCAGTGAATGAGCTCCATTTTGCCATAAAACTCCTCATGATCTACAAAAACATGCCCACATAACAACAGGGAAATTCCCTTTTATATTCCTTTTCATAAACATTTTCACAGGTCTGCTCCACTGATACTGCTACAGTCGTTGTACCATGTCCTTCCTACTCTGGCACAgtactgtttatttttccattacTGTTATCATATTTAATTGCTTTATAGATCAAAACATGCTAGGAAAGTTTCTAAACAGATTTTGTCAGCTGTTCAGTTTACCCTGTGAAAACTATTGAGCAATGACATTGTCCACACTCATAGGTGGTAAATGCACAGTGGCAGAGGTTACACTCAGTCTGCAGTAGTACCTATAAGTTTTTGGtgcttttaaatattcaaaatgtgtgtgtgcaggccgATATTAAACACATAGATCACAGGACCACACTGATGACAATGAGCAGCTGTCCCACTGTTCTATATATCCTTGTTTAACATATTCCTGTTTCACTCTTTATTTGCTGACCTACATTCATGTGACCTTCAGCTGGGCCACTGCCCCCTAATCAGCTGTTCATCTTCCAGTGAAACTCCGGTGTAATTGTGGGGTTTATAGTGACCATTATGTAACCTCTGTTGAAGCATTCCCTGTTGTTTACACAACGTACACACAATACCTGCCAGATGTTACGGGTCAAACAGCAGCCAGAGTGggcttcctgtgtttgtgtgcgtgcttTCTGCTACTAAAAATCTCTATTCTGTGTGCAGGAGTTTGGAGATCATCCCAACATCGTCAGACTTCTAAATGTCGTCAGAGCGCAAAACGATAAAGACATTTACCTCATCTTTGAATATATGGGTGAGTGTTGGAAGTTGTTGCTGCTCGACCGGCAGAGTTGCTCAGCtgtggcacacaaacacagattcaACAAATAATTGTCAGTCAGTTATGACACATCAAAAATGTGGAAGAGTAAAGGCTACAGTTGTTCTTTGCAGTTTAACTTGGCACCGAAAAGGcctaggggtgtgtgtgtgtgtgtgtgtgagtgtgtgtgtgtgtgtgtgtgtgtgtgtgtgtgtgtgtgtgtgtgtgtgtgtgtgtgtgtgtgagaagagtGGTAGAGCTTGTGCTTCCCTTGGCTGGCTGCACTGTCTTACTGCTGAATCCACAGATTGGCCTCCCCCCTCTCTGCAGTCTAATCCATGACTGTACACCAGCATCCCAGCATAGACCTCCACTGTTTCTCTCTGGCATTTCATTTTCGTGACGCGGCTTGGTTaaaatcattgtgtgtgtgattacagAGGAGCTTGTGTTCGACAACTCAATGCCAAAATCACGGCTGATAATGATCTTGAGTATAAGTGAGGATGATTTACAATCCAAAGACTGGTAGATGTTACTGCAACAGTCGTATCATCAGTTTTTGCTTTCTGCTTTGTATTAGATACTGACCTGCATGCAGTGATAAAGAAAGGCACCCTACTGAAGGACATCCACAAACGTTATGTGATGTACCAGCTTCTCAAAGCCATCAAATACCTGCATTCAGGAAATGTTATCCACAGGGACCAAAAGGTACGCAATGTGGAGAATATTAAGCATTAGTCGTGAATTAATTTGTATGGACGGTAATATGAGAAGTATTTAAACATATCACAGTAACaaaatatgcttttattttgattaaaataaatccaaattaTATAGCTGCATTATACTTGTACCTTCACTGTATCACATATTAATGATTTCCTTTATCTTTGTTTTGTGGTGCTTGTAATGTTACAATATcggatttatttatatatgtaaagTAGCACTGCAACTGCCGGTTAccttcttgattaatcaattaatcatttggtctatgaAACGTctcaaaatagtgaaaaatgcaagtcataatttcctaaagcccaagttgagttcttcaaattacttgtttttgtctgaccaacagtccaaaacccaaagatattcagtccACAGTGATATACATCACAGAatagcagaaaatcctcacaattaagaagctggaaccaattaatgtttgtcatttttgcaagaaaaaattattaatcgattatcaaaatagttaatagtcgtttttttttgttgattgttGATAATTTACAGCTAAAATCTAAGCCATTATGTCCAAACTACTGTGTTGATGTAATCACATTCCGTAATACTTGCACAAGTCTGCAGGAAATCTGTTGACATGTCCACACAAAATGGCCTCAGACTCTAGAGACTAGaatttcattcttttcattccttgtgtaatttctgttttcataCCTTGGTCCTGACCTCTCTGTAGATAAGTGAAAATCAAACTATTATTGTCCTTGTGATGAATGTTTCTCTTGTCTGTGTTTCCCACAGCCATCTAATGTGCTGTTGGACACTGACTGTGTAGTCAAGCTGTGTGATTTCGGCTTGGCCAGATCACTCAACCAGATCCAAGAGGACAGTGGGAATCCAGCACTGACGGAGTACGTGGCGACGCGGTGGTACCGAGCTCCCGAGATCCTGCTGGGATCCACAAGGTATCAGCTATGATGAGCATCTGCTGCTTGTGCTTGTTCTTCACAACAGTTGATTTAACAATGATGCAGAAGATAACACAGTATTTTAATTCAAAGGACAGAATACTTCTTTGGGGAAATTACATGGTAGTTATGAGTGTACCAGACTGTAAAAGGAGAGCAACTTGTTCACAGGTACACTAAAGGTGTGGATATGTGGAGTCTTGGCTGTATCCTGGGAGAGATGCTGCTGGGAAAAGCTCTGTTCCCCGGGACATCCACCATCAACCAAATAGAGAAGATCATGAGTACCATACCACACCCAAGCCCAGAAGGTgattaaagattaaattaatttaaaccCCTCATACTATACTTTTAGTAATGGACAGCATTCATTACTATGAATTCATTCaatgcaatttaattttcagatatTCTCGCAATCAAGTCTGAATATGGATCCTCTGTCATTCAGAGAATGTTACTGAAGTAAGAAAATCTTTTGTTGTTAAAACAGTACACAGAACATGTGGAGAGGTTCTTTTTGTATTACAACTCACATGGATTACTTTATTTATCTGTGAATACTGAGTGTGCAAAGGCCTCTTTCTGACCTTGTCACTCCTGGCACACAGCTTGTTTAGGGAGTGACGATAACACATTTCTTCCCCTCCCCTGGGAAGACTATTGTCAGAGCATGTTGAGGTGGGGCTGACTACATGCTCAGGGAGCAGGAGCAGTGATTATTGCAGAGATGAAGTGACACAGCAGTAACGAAGCTGAATCATAAACTAAGCAATGGCAGCTTAAATAAACCACCTTGTTGAAAAAGGGTGTAATGGATATGGGTTGGTCTTGGGGAGTAtgactgcatatgtgaaaaaagttgtataaagcaaAGTCTGTGCAAAGTCTGATAAACTGCCAAGTGATTGAGGCAGCGAATGCGTGGAGTAAAAAAGataatatctctggttctgctgcatcgattttgatcctttttttaactgtctaTCATGAGTCCAACACTGTTATAGCAGTACAATGCTAAATCGCTGGAGTACTCTTTAAAATATCATTCTTCCTTCCTTCACCAGACCACAGGTGCCTTTGGAGGATCTTCTCCAGAcatctgtgtctcctgatgctCTGGACCTGTTGAGAGGTTTGCTAGTTTTCAACCCAGACAAGCGGTTGACAGCTGAGCAAGCCCTCCAACACCCATATGTAGCCAGGTATTAAGGATCAAGAATTCAGATTGATTCATGGATCAGGGTCAGGGTTTCCTCGCAGTAAGAGGATTGTAGAGATGTCTTTTTTATCCTCTGCTATTTTGTTTGCTTAGTTGAACAGTTAGAATCAGTAATTTCTTCTGTATGATTTGCTGCCTGTGCTAGATCGAGATTAGAGAGCTCAGTATTTGTATCATTATGTCACTGTTATTGCCATGAAGTGCTATAATTTATCCATTACTGTGTTTTCTGTCCCTGGAGGTTTCATAGTCCAGCCAAGGAGCCAGCTCTTAACTATGATGTAGTGCTGCCAGTGGATGATGATGTACAATTGTCTGTGGTTCAGTACCGCAACAAACTTTATGAGGTACAAAATGAGTTAGAAATGTTCAGAAGGCAacattgaatttaatttttatacAGTAGATCGTATTACATAGAAGTGTATtgcaacatttaaattttttggaTCTGAAAACACTGATTAAACCTAATTGTCCTCTTCTTTACCTGCAGATGATGCTGGAAAGGAGAACTAATCAGGGGATGCTAAGGCTGATCCAGCCAAAGGGTGGAGGCTGTGTCAGTAGCGGAGAGAAGCCCAGTTTGAAGGATAAAGTAGAAAAGGGCCCAGTGGCAGCGAATGGCAATGGGGATGGTGACCATGAGgggaaaacacaacatgaaaagACTAATGAGACAAACCATGTGCCTTCACCTAAAGATGTTACCAAACCTGGGCCTGTGAATGCGTCAACCGCGCCTGCTGTGGAGAGTCCATTAGCTAGCCCTGGCTTGGGAAAACTCACATATAACCCCATCACACATGCCCCAAGTATGTCTGACTTCATCTGTGCAGGTTCCACACAGGGCTGGGTATCGAACCTCAGTACTTTTTTGGTAC encodes the following:
- the mapk15 gene encoding mitogen-activated protein kinase 15; the protein is MSTKYESTNVSEVEEHISLKYEIKKRLGKGAYGIVWKAVDRQTGEIVAVKKIFDAFRNRTDAQRTFREIMFLQEFGDHPNIVRLLNVVRAQNDKDIYLIFEYMDTDLHAVIKKGTLLKDIHKRYVMYQLLKAIKYLHSGNVIHRDQKPSNVLLDTDCVVKLCDFGLARSLNQIQEDSGNPALTEYVATRWYRAPEILLGSTRYTKGVDMWSLGCILGEMLLGKALFPGTSTINQIEKIMSTIPHPSPEDILAIKSEYGSSVIQRMLLKPQVPLEDLLQTSVSPDALDLLRGLLVFNPDKRLTAEQALQHPYVARFHSPAKEPALNYDVVLPVDDDVQLSVVQYRNKLYEMMLERRTNQGMLRLIQPKGGGCVSSGEKPSLKDKVEKGPVAANGNGDGDHEGKTQHEKTNETNHVPSPKDVTKPGPVNASTAPAVESPLASPGLGKLTYNPITHAPNGFVRSPTGPPHYYHSTAANRRLVEQTSNGNATTSTTEGTNANVSMDQILQRGHSAPVTHNRSFSLTLNQTQNNPLVRKDEPPLSSGLCVTSARLNQRSNSQVREAQPPPRFSKKVFQSNCNVAAAGDPRAKLGSYSQAYGTINKTDLDNLLRSRPYNQ